One Cedecea neteri DNA segment encodes these proteins:
- the mioC gene encoding FMN-binding protein MioC — translation MADITLISGSTLGSAEYVAEHLAEKLEEAGHGTEMLHGPLLEDLKTSGIWLVVSSTHGAGDLPDNLQPFYDAINEQRPDLSGVSYGAIGIGSREYDTFCGAIEKIDLLLTECGATRIGSLLKINILDHDIPEDPAEIWVGSWINLLPEV, via the coding sequence ATGGCTGATATCACTCTGATTAGCGGCAGTACTCTGGGTAGTGCCGAATATGTAGCAGAACATCTGGCAGAGAAGCTTGAAGAAGCGGGACACGGCACTGAAATGCTGCACGGCCCTCTTTTAGAAGATCTGAAAACCAGCGGTATCTGGCTGGTGGTCTCTTCCACGCACGGTGCTGGCGATCTGCCGGACAACCTGCAGCCTTTCTATGACGCTATAAATGAACAGCGCCCGGATCTGAGCGGCGTAAGCTATGGCGCGATCGGGATCGGCAGCCGTGAATACGACACGTTTTGCGGTGCTATAGAGAAGATCGACCTGCTTCTGACCGAATGTGGAGCGACCCGCATAGGATCCTTACTCAAAATCAACATCCTCGATCACGACATTCCTGAGGATCCAGCCGAAATTTGGGTAGGCTCCTGGATTAATTTACTCCCTGAAGTGTAA
- the atpI gene encoding F0F1 ATP synthase subunit I — MSVSLLSKNVARKLLFIQLLAVVAIGLLFCLKAPSWGASALGGGLAVWLPNVLFMIFAWRHQAHTPAKGRVAWTFAIGEVLKVIATFIILVVALAYFKAVVLPLIVTWVSVLVVQILAPAVINNKG, encoded by the coding sequence ATGTCTGTGTCGCTCTTGAGTAAGAACGTAGCCCGCAAGCTTTTGTTCATCCAACTTCTGGCTGTAGTAGCAATTGGACTGCTGTTTTGCCTTAAAGCTCCTTCTTGGGGCGCTTCCGCTCTCGGCGGAGGCCTGGCGGTTTGGCTGCCAAACGTGCTGTTTATGATTTTTGCCTGGCGCCATCAGGCGCATACACCCGCAAAAGGCCGTGTGGCCTGGACATTCGCTATCGGCGAAGTGCTAAAGGTGATTGCGACCTTCATCATTTTAGTGGTGGCGCTGGCGTACTTTAAGGCGGTGGTATTGCCGCTAATAGTGACGTGGGTTTCGGTGCTGGTTGTGCAGATACTCGCACCAGCTGTAATTAACAACAAAGGGTAA
- the asnA gene encoding aspartate--ammonia ligase, whose protein sequence is MKTAWIAKQRQISFVKTHFSRQLEEKLGLIEVQAPILSRVGDGTQDNLSGSEKAVQVKVKTLPQAQFEVVHSLAKWKRKTLGQHDFSAGEGLYTHMKALRPDEDRLSPIHSVYVDQWDWERVMGDGERHTGTLKQTVESIWAAIKATEAEVSERFGLAALLPEKIHFVHSETLLERFPGLDAKDRERAIAKELGAVFLIGIGGKLSDGKRHDVRAPDYDDWSTGGEAGLPGLNGDILVWNPVLEDALELSSMGIRVDAETLKRQLTITGDEDRLQLEWHQSLVKGEMPQTIGGGIGQSRLTMLLLQLPHIGQVQCGVWSPEVQAKVSDLL, encoded by the coding sequence ATGAAAACCGCCTGGATTGCTAAACAACGTCAGATCAGTTTTGTGAAAACCCATTTTTCCCGTCAGCTGGAAGAGAAGCTGGGCCTGATAGAAGTACAGGCACCGATCCTCAGCCGTGTAGGAGATGGCACACAGGACAATCTTTCTGGCAGCGAGAAAGCAGTGCAGGTGAAGGTGAAAACCTTGCCGCAGGCGCAGTTTGAAGTGGTGCATTCGCTGGCCAAATGGAAAAGAAAAACGCTAGGCCAGCACGACTTCAGCGCGGGCGAAGGGCTTTACACGCACATGAAAGCCCTTCGTCCCGACGAAGACCGTTTATCCCCAATTCACTCGGTCTATGTCGATCAGTGGGACTGGGAACGCGTGATGGGTGACGGCGAACGCCACACCGGCACGCTAAAACAAACCGTAGAGAGCATCTGGGCGGCAATTAAAGCGACCGAGGCTGAAGTGAGTGAGAGGTTCGGCCTGGCCGCCTTGCTGCCGGAGAAAATCCATTTTGTTCACAGCGAAACACTGTTGGAGCGTTTCCCTGGTCTGGACGCGAAAGACCGCGAGCGGGCTATCGCTAAAGAGCTTGGTGCTGTTTTCTTAATCGGTATCGGGGGCAAGCTGTCGGACGGGAAACGTCACGACGTTCGTGCCCCGGATTATGATGACTGGTCAACGGGCGGAGAAGCAGGCTTACCGGGGCTGAACGGCGATATACTCGTCTGGAACCCTGTGCTGGAAGATGCTCTGGAGCTTTCTTCTATGGGGATCCGCGTGGATGCGGAAACCCTGAAACGTCAACTGACGATCACCGGTGATGAAGACAGGCTGCAGCTCGAATGGCACCAGTCGCTGGTGAAAGGTGAGATGCCGCAAACCATCGGTGGCGGTATCGGCCAGTCCCGCCTGACGATGCTGTTGCTTCAGCTGCCGCATATCGGCCAGGTTCAGTGCGGCGTCTGGTCGCCAGAAGTACAGGCCAAGGTTAGTGACCTGCTGTAA
- the asnC gene encoding transcriptional regulator AsnC: MDNYQIDNLDRGILEALMANARTAYAELAKQFGVSPGTIHVRVEKMKQAGIITGARIDISPKQLGYDVCCFIGIILKSAKDYPSALTKLENLDEVTEAYYTTGHYSIFIKVMCRSIDALQQVLINKIQTIDEIQSTETLISLQNPIMRTIRP; the protein is encoded by the coding sequence ATGGATAATTATCAGATCGACAATCTCGATCGCGGCATACTCGAAGCATTAATGGCCAATGCCCGTACCGCCTATGCAGAGCTGGCCAAGCAGTTTGGCGTCAGCCCGGGCACCATTCACGTTCGCGTCGAAAAGATGAAGCAGGCAGGGATCATTACCGGGGCGCGCATCGACATCAGCCCAAAGCAGCTCGGCTATGACGTCTGCTGCTTTATCGGCATTATTCTGAAAAGCGCCAAGGACTATCCTTCCGCTCTCACCAAGTTGGAGAACCTGGATGAGGTGACCGAGGCTTACTACACCACCGGTCACTACAGCATCTTTATTAAGGTGATGTGTCGATCCATTGATGCCCTCCAGCAGGTACTTATCAACAAGATCCAAACAATCGATGAAATTCAGTCCACTGAAACGCTGATCTCGCTCCAGAACCCGATCATGCGTACTATCCGGCCCTGA
- the mnmG gene encoding tRNA uridine-5-carboxymethylaminomethyl(34) synthesis enzyme MnmG — translation MFYPDPFDVIIIGGGHAGTEAAMAAARMGQQTLLLTHNIDTLGQMSCNPAIGGIGKGHLVKEVDALGGLMATAIDHAGIQFRILNASKGPAVRATRAQADRVLYRQAVRTALENQPNLMIFQQAVEDLIVENDRVVGAVTQMGLKFRAKAVVLTVGTFLDGKIHIGLDNYSGGRAGDPPSIPLSRRLRELPLRVSRLKTGTPPRIDARTIDFSVLAPQHGDNPMPVFSFMGNVNQHPEQVPCYITHTNEQTHEVIRNNLDRSPMYAGIIEGIGPRYCPSIEDKVMRFADRNAHQIFLEPEGLTSNEIYPNGISTSLPFDVQMQIVRSMKGMENAKIVRPGYAIEYDFFDPRDLKPTLESKFIQGLFFAGQINGTTGYEEAAAQGLLAGLNAARFSAEKEGWAPRRDQAYLGVLVDDLCTLGTKEPYRMFTSRAEYRLMLREDNADLRLTEAGRELGLVDDARWARFNDKLEMIERERQRLKDIWLHPHSEQVAEVNAQLSAPLSKEANGEDLLRRPEMTYAAMTQLSTFAPGLEDPQAAEQVEIQVKYEGYIARQQDEIEKQQRNENTVLPATLDYSQVSGLSNEVIAKLNDHKPVSIGQASRISGITPAAISILLVWLKKQGLLRRSA, via the coding sequence ATGTTTTATCCAGATCCTTTTGACGTCATTATCATCGGCGGGGGTCATGCAGGCACAGAGGCGGCAATGGCCGCAGCTCGTATGGGTCAGCAGACCCTGCTTCTGACACACAATATCGACACGCTGGGACAGATGTCCTGTAACCCGGCGATTGGCGGTATTGGCAAGGGACATTTGGTTAAGGAAGTGGATGCCCTCGGTGGCTTAATGGCAACCGCGATCGATCATGCAGGCATTCAGTTTAGAATACTAAACGCCAGCAAAGGCCCGGCAGTCCGCGCCACTCGTGCTCAGGCAGACCGTGTGCTTTATCGTCAGGCCGTACGCACCGCGCTGGAGAACCAGCCCAACCTGATGATTTTCCAGCAGGCGGTTGAAGATCTTATTGTTGAGAACGATCGTGTCGTCGGCGCAGTCACCCAGATGGGGCTTAAATTCCGCGCGAAAGCCGTTGTGCTGACGGTAGGCACCTTCCTGGATGGCAAGATCCACATCGGGCTGGATAACTACAGCGGCGGTCGTGCTGGCGATCCTCCTTCGATCCCGCTTTCACGTCGCTTGCGTGAACTGCCTCTGCGTGTCAGTCGCCTGAAAACGGGGACACCTCCACGCATTGACGCCCGCACCATTGATTTCAGCGTACTTGCTCCGCAACACGGAGATAATCCGATGCCGGTCTTCTCCTTCATGGGGAACGTGAACCAGCACCCAGAGCAGGTACCTTGCTACATCACGCATACCAATGAGCAGACGCACGAGGTCATTCGTAATAACCTCGACCGTAGCCCAATGTATGCCGGCATTATCGAAGGCATTGGCCCTCGCTACTGCCCGTCTATCGAAGACAAAGTGATGCGTTTTGCCGATCGCAATGCGCACCAAATCTTCCTGGAGCCTGAAGGGCTGACCAGCAACGAGATTTACCCGAACGGGATCTCCACCAGCCTGCCATTCGATGTTCAGATGCAGATCGTCCGCTCAATGAAGGGGATGGAGAACGCGAAGATCGTTCGTCCTGGCTACGCGATTGAGTATGACTTCTTCGATCCGCGCGATCTGAAGCCAACGCTGGAAAGCAAATTTATCCAGGGTCTGTTCTTTGCAGGCCAGATCAACGGTACCACCGGTTACGAGGAAGCCGCAGCTCAGGGCCTGCTTGCAGGTCTTAACGCCGCTCGATTCTCTGCCGAGAAAGAAGGTTGGGCACCGCGTCGCGATCAGGCTTACCTTGGCGTGCTGGTTGATGACCTGTGCACTCTGGGGACCAAAGAACCATATCGTATGTTTACTTCCAGAGCTGAATATCGCCTGATGCTGCGTGAAGACAACGCCGATCTGCGTCTCACCGAAGCTGGTCGCGAGCTGGGTCTGGTGGATGATGCTCGCTGGGCTCGCTTCAACGACAAACTTGAAATGATCGAACGCGAGCGTCAGCGCCTGAAAGACATCTGGCTGCATCCGCATTCTGAGCAGGTGGCTGAGGTGAACGCGCAGCTCAGCGCGCCGCTTTCCAAAGAAGCTAACGGCGAAGATCTGCTGCGTCGTCCAGAAATGACCTACGCTGCGATGACACAGCTGTCGACCTTTGCCCCTGGTCTGGAAGATCCTCAGGCTGCCGAGCAGGTCGAAATCCAGGTTAAATACGAAGGCTACATCGCACGCCAGCAGGATGAGATTGAAAAACAGCAGCGCAATGAGAATACTGTGCTGCCAGCCACGCTCGACTATAGTCAGGTGAGCGGGCTGTCTAACGAAGTGATCGCTAAGCTTAACGATCACAAACCGGTTTCCATTGGCCAGGCATCGCGCATCTCGGGTATTACCCCTGCGGCAATCTCTATTTTACTTGTCTGGCTTAAAAAACAAGGGCTGCTGCGACGCAGCGCTTAA
- the rsmG gene encoding 16S rRNA (guanine(527)-N(7))-methyltransferase RsmG: protein MLTKLSRLLKDAGITLPEHQQQQLVGYVSLLDKWNKAYNLTSVRNPDEMLVRHILDSIVVEPHLQGSRFIDVGTGPGLPGIPLAIVRPDSHFTLLDSLGKRVRFLRQVQHELKLENITPVQSRVEDFPAEPPFDGVISRAFASLSDMVNWCHHLPAAHGKFYALKGVRPDEEITELPAGFTVEDIVKLNVPSLEGERHLVLIKANKT, encoded by the coding sequence GTGCTGACTAAATTATCTCGCCTGCTGAAAGATGCCGGCATCACCCTGCCAGAACATCAACAACAGCAGCTGGTGGGCTATGTCTCGCTGCTAGACAAATGGAACAAAGCATACAACCTGACTTCGGTGCGTAATCCTGATGAAATGCTGGTGCGGCATATTCTCGACAGCATTGTGGTCGAACCGCATTTGCAGGGAAGCCGTTTCATCGATGTCGGCACTGGCCCTGGCTTGCCAGGCATTCCGCTGGCAATCGTGCGTCCTGATTCACATTTCACTCTGCTGGACAGCCTCGGCAAGCGTGTGCGGTTCCTGCGGCAAGTCCAGCATGAGCTGAAGCTGGAAAACATTACTCCGGTACAGAGCCGTGTGGAAGATTTCCCGGCGGAGCCACCGTTTGACGGTGTGATCAGCCGGGCATTTGCCTCGTTAAGTGACATGGTGAACTGGTGTCACCATCTGCCTGCCGCGCACGGGAAGTTCTATGCGTTGAAAGGGGTACGTCCGGATGAAGAAATTACCGAGCTACCTGCGGGATTCACTGTGGAAGATATCGTCAAACTCAACGTGCCGAGCCTGGAAGGGGAGAGGCATTTGGTGCTGATTAAGGCAAACAAAACTTAA
- the atpB gene encoding F0F1 ATP synthase subunit A — protein sequence MSAGEISTPQEYIGHHLNNLQLDLRTFSLVDPHNPPATFWTLNIDSMFFSVFLGLVFLVLFRKVAKTATSGVPGKFQTFIELIIGFVHGSVKDMYHGKSKVIAPLALTIFVWVFLMNLMDLLPIDLLPYIGEHIFGLPALRVVPSADVNITLSMALGVFILILFYSIKMKGIGGFTKELTLQPFNHWAFIPVNLILEGVSLLSKPVSLGLRLFGNMYAGELIFILIAGLLPWWSQWILNVPWAIFHILIITLQAFIFMVLTIVYLSMASEEH from the coding sequence ATGTCTGCAGGAGAAATCTCTACACCGCAGGAGTATATAGGTCACCACCTGAATAACCTTCAGTTGGACCTGCGTACTTTCTCGCTGGTGGATCCGCATAACCCCCCGGCTACCTTCTGGACGCTCAACATCGACTCCATGTTCTTCTCAGTATTTCTGGGGCTGGTGTTCCTGGTGTTGTTCCGTAAAGTGGCGAAAACCGCAACCAGCGGCGTCCCGGGTAAATTTCAGACTTTTATTGAGCTGATTATTGGCTTTGTGCATGGCAGCGTGAAAGACATGTACCATGGCAAAAGCAAGGTTATCGCTCCACTTGCCCTGACGATTTTCGTCTGGGTCTTCCTGATGAACTTGATGGATCTGCTGCCTATCGATCTGCTGCCATACATTGGTGAGCACATCTTTGGCCTACCAGCCCTGCGTGTGGTGCCGTCTGCGGACGTGAATATCACCCTCTCTATGGCGCTGGGCGTGTTTATCCTCATTCTGTTCTACAGCATCAAAATGAAAGGCATTGGCGGCTTCACGAAAGAGCTGACGCTGCAGCCGTTCAATCACTGGGCATTTATTCCTGTCAACTTAATCCTTGAAGGGGTAAGCCTGCTGTCCAAACCTGTATCACTGGGTCTGCGACTGTTCGGCAACATGTATGCCGGTGAGCTGATTTTCATTCTGATTGCAGGTCTGTTGCCGTGGTGGTCACAGTGGATTCTGAATGTGCCGTGGGCCATTTTCCACATCCTGATTATTACGCTGCAAGCCTTCATCTTCATGGTTCTGACGATCGTCTATCTGTCGATGGCGTCTGAAGAACATTAA
- the atpE gene encoding F0F1 ATP synthase subunit C: protein MENLNMDLLYMAAAVMMGLAAIGAAIGIGILGGKFLEGAARQPDLIPLLRTQFFIVMGLVDAIPMIAVGLGLYVMFAVA from the coding sequence ATGGAAAACCTGAATATGGATCTGCTGTACATGGCTGCCGCTGTGATGATGGGTCTGGCGGCAATCGGTGCTGCGATCGGTATCGGCATCCTCGGGGGCAAATTCCTGGAAGGCGCTGCACGCCAACCAGATCTGATTCCACTGCTGCGTACTCAGTTCTTTATCGTAATGGGTCTGGTGGATGCAATCCCAATGATCGCTGTTGGTCTGGGTCTGTACGTGATGTTCGCCGTCGCCTAG
- the atpA gene encoding F0F1 ATP synthase subunit alpha has protein sequence MQLNSTEISELIKQRIAQFNVVSEAHNEGTIVSVSDGIIRVHGLADCMQGEMISLPGNRYAIALNLERDSVGAVVMGPYADLAEGMKVKCTGRILEVPVGRGLLGRVVNTLGAPIDGKGPVDNDGFSPIEVIAPGVIERQSVDQPVQTGYKSVDAMIPIGRGQRELIIGDRQTGKTAMAIDAIINQRDSGIKCVYVAIGQKASTISNVVRKLEEHGALSNTIVVVATASESAALQYLAPYAGCAMGEYFRDRGEDALIVYDDLSKQAVAYRQVSLLLRRPPGREAFPGDVFYLHSRLLERASRVNAEYVEAFTKGEVKGKTGSLTALPIIETQAGDVSAFVPTNVISITDGQIFLETNLFNSGIRPAVNPGISVSRVGGAAQTKIIKKLSGGIRTALAQYRELAAFSQFASDLDEATRKQLSHGQKVTELLKQKQYAPMSVAQQGLVLFAAERGYLEDVELAKIGSFEAALLAYADRDHAPLMQEINQTGGYNDEIEGKLKGILDSFKATQSW, from the coding sequence ATGCAACTGAATTCCACCGAAATCAGCGAACTGATCAAGCAGCGCATTGCTCAGTTCAATGTTGTGAGCGAAGCTCATAACGAAGGTACTATTGTTTCTGTAAGTGACGGTATTATCCGCGTTCACGGCCTGGCCGATTGTATGCAGGGTGAGATGATTTCCCTGCCGGGAAACCGTTACGCTATCGCACTGAACCTGGAGCGCGACTCCGTAGGTGCTGTAGTTATGGGTCCATACGCTGACCTCGCCGAAGGCATGAAGGTTAAGTGTACTGGCCGTATTCTGGAAGTTCCGGTTGGCCGTGGCCTGCTGGGCCGCGTGGTGAACACCCTGGGTGCACCAATCGACGGTAAAGGTCCGGTTGATAACGATGGCTTCTCACCAATCGAAGTTATCGCACCAGGCGTAATCGAACGTCAGTCCGTCGACCAGCCGGTGCAGACCGGTTATAAATCCGTCGATGCGATGATTCCAATCGGCCGTGGCCAGCGTGAGCTGATCATCGGTGACCGTCAGACCGGTAAAACCGCGATGGCAATCGATGCCATCATCAACCAGCGTGACTCCGGCATTAAATGTGTGTACGTGGCCATCGGCCAGAAAGCGTCCACCATTTCTAACGTGGTTCGTAAACTGGAAGAGCACGGCGCACTGTCCAACACCATCGTTGTTGTGGCAACTGCTTCTGAATCCGCTGCACTGCAATACCTGGCACCTTACGCCGGTTGCGCAATGGGCGAATACTTCCGTGACCGCGGTGAAGATGCGCTGATCGTATACGATGACCTGTCTAAACAGGCTGTTGCTTATCGTCAGGTTTCCCTGCTGCTTCGTCGTCCACCAGGTCGTGAAGCCTTCCCGGGCGACGTGTTCTACCTCCACTCCCGTCTGCTGGAGCGCGCATCCCGCGTTAACGCGGAATACGTGGAAGCTTTCACCAAGGGTGAAGTTAAAGGTAAAACCGGCTCCCTGACCGCTCTGCCGATCATCGAAACCCAGGCGGGTGACGTTTCTGCGTTCGTTCCAACCAACGTAATTTCGATTACCGATGGTCAGATCTTCCTGGAAACCAACCTATTTAACTCCGGTATTCGTCCGGCGGTTAACCCAGGTATTTCGGTATCTCGTGTTGGTGGTGCTGCTCAGACCAAGATCATCAAGAAACTGTCCGGTGGTATCCGTACCGCGCTGGCACAGTATCGTGAACTGGCTGCGTTCTCTCAGTTCGCATCCGATCTGGATGAAGCCACCCGTAAACAGCTGAGCCACGGTCAGAAAGTGACCGAGCTGCTGAAACAGAAACAGTATGCCCCAATGTCTGTTGCACAACAGGGCCTGGTGCTGTTCGCGGCTGAACGCGGTTACCTCGAAGACGTGGAACTGGCGAAAATCGGTAGCTTCGAAGCCGCTCTGCTGGCTTACGCTGACCGTGATCACGCTCCGCTGATGCAAGAAATTAACCAGACCGGTGGCTATAACGACGAGATCGAAGGCAAGCTGAAAGGCATCCTCGACTCCTTTAAAGCAACCCAGTCCTGGTAA
- the atpH gene encoding F0F1 ATP synthase subunit delta, with amino-acid sequence MSEFVTVARPYAKAAFDFAVEHQSVDRWQNMLAFAAEVTKNEQMEELLSGALAPETLADSFIAICGEQLDANGQNLIKVMADNGRLKALPDVLEQFAHLRALSEAIAEVQVTSAAELSHEQLANITTAMEKRLSRKVKLNCKIDKSVMAGVIIQSGDMVIDGSVRGRLERLADVLQS; translated from the coding sequence ATGTCTGAATTTGTTACTGTAGCTCGCCCCTACGCCAAAGCAGCTTTTGACTTTGCCGTCGAACACCAGAGCGTAGACCGCTGGCAGAACATGCTGGCGTTTGCTGCCGAGGTAACGAAAAACGAACAAATGGAAGAGCTTCTTTCCGGTGCCCTGGCACCAGAAACGCTCGCAGATTCGTTCATCGCCATTTGCGGCGAGCAGCTGGACGCCAACGGCCAGAACCTGATTAAGGTGATGGCTGATAACGGTCGTTTAAAAGCGCTCCCGGATGTTCTTGAGCAGTTCGCGCATTTGCGCGCGCTGAGTGAAGCGATTGCAGAGGTTCAGGTAACCTCCGCGGCTGAACTGAGCCATGAGCAGCTTGCAAACATTACGACCGCAATGGAAAAACGTCTGTCACGCAAAGTTAAGCTGAATTGCAAAATCGATAAGTCTGTTATGGCGGGCGTTATCATCCAGTCGGGTGATATGGTCATTGATGGTAGCGTACGCGGCCGTCTTGAACGCCTTGCAGACGTCTTGCAGTCTTAA
- the atpF gene encoding F0F1 ATP synthase subunit B, protein MNINATILGQAIAFVLFVLFCMKYVWPPLMAAIEKRQKEIADGLASAERAQKDLDLAQANATDQLKKAKAEAQVIIEQANKRRAQILDEAKTEAEQERNKIVGQAQAEIDAERKRAREELRKQVALLAIAGAEKIIERSVDEAANSDIVDKLVAEL, encoded by the coding sequence GTGAACATTAACGCAACAATCCTCGGCCAGGCCATCGCGTTTGTCCTGTTTGTTCTGTTCTGCATGAAGTACGTATGGCCGCCATTAATGGCAGCCATCGAGAAGCGTCAGAAAGAAATTGCTGACGGTCTTGCTTCTGCAGAACGTGCTCAAAAGGACCTTGACCTTGCACAGGCCAACGCGACCGACCAGCTGAAAAAAGCCAAAGCGGAAGCTCAGGTGATCATTGAGCAGGCGAACAAACGCCGTGCCCAGATCCTTGATGAAGCGAAAACTGAGGCAGAGCAGGAACGTAATAAAATCGTTGGACAGGCTCAGGCAGAAATCGACGCTGAGCGTAAACGCGCTCGTGAAGAGCTGCGTAAGCAGGTCGCTCTGCTGGCAATTGCCGGTGCCGAGAAGATAATCGAACGTTCCGTAGATGAAGCTGCTAACAGCGACATCGTCGATAAACTGGTCGCTGAACTGTAA
- the atpG gene encoding F0F1 ATP synthase subunit gamma, producing MAGAKEIRSKIASVQNTQKITKAMEMVAASKMRKSQDRMAASRPYADTMRKVIGHLANGNLEYKHPYLEERDVKRVGYLVVSTDRGLCGGLNINLFKKVLADMKEWSDKGVQSELAMIGSKGVSFFNSVGGNVVAQVTGMGDTPSLSELIGPVKVMLQAYDEGRLDKLYVVSNKFVNTMSQVPTITQLLPLPASEDEDLKRKSWDYLYEPDPKALLDTLLRRYVESQVYQGVVENLASEQAARMVAMKAATDNGGSLIKELRLVYNKARQASITQELTEIVGGASAV from the coding sequence ATGGCCGGCGCAAAAGAGATACGTAGTAAGATCGCAAGCGTCCAGAACACGCAGAAGATCACCAAAGCGATGGAGATGGTCGCCGCTTCCAAAATGCGTAAATCGCAGGATCGCATGGCGGCCAGCCGTCCTTATGCAGATACCATGCGCAAAGTGATTGGTCACCTTGCTAACGGTAATCTGGAATATAAGCACCCATACCTGGAAGAACGCGACGTTAAGCGCGTGGGCTACCTGGTGGTGTCGACCGATCGTGGTTTGTGCGGCGGTTTGAACATTAACCTGTTCAAAAAAGTGCTGGCGGATATGAAAGAGTGGTCCGATAAGGGCGTTCAGAGCGAACTCGCGATGATCGGCTCTAAAGGCGTTTCTTTCTTCAACTCCGTTGGCGGCAACGTGGTTGCTCAGGTTACCGGCATGGGAGACACCCCTTCCCTGTCTGAACTGATTGGCCCGGTGAAAGTGATGCTGCAAGCCTACGACGAAGGTCGTCTGGACAAGCTGTACGTTGTCAGCAACAAATTTGTTAACACCATGTCTCAGGTTCCGACCATCACTCAGCTGCTGCCGTTACCGGCATCAGAAGATGAGGATCTGAAGCGTAAATCCTGGGACTACCTGTACGAACCAGACCCGAAAGCGCTGCTGGACACCCTGCTGCGTCGCTATGTTGAGTCTCAGGTTTATCAGGGCGTCGTAGAAAACCTGGCCAGCGAGCAGGCCGCACGTATGGTGGCGATGAAAGCCGCAACCGATAACGGCGGCAGCCTGATTAAAGAGCTGCGGTTGGTATACAACAAAGCTCGTCAGGCCAGCATTACTCAGGAACTTACCGAAATCGTCGGTGGTGCGTCCGCGGTTTAA